In Stieleria varia, one genomic interval encodes:
- a CDS encoding arylsulfatase, whose amino-acid sequence MICFTRKRLLDLVRSIGFGFQLSMACLLVASVGITSASNACADGKSPNVLVILADDQGWGDLSLHGNPNLSTPNIDSLARDGAQIDHFYVCAVCSPTRAEFLTGRYHTRMGVYSTSAGGERFNVDERTIGDVFRGAGYATAAYGKWHSGMQWPYHPNARGFDDFYGFCSGHWGNYFSPMLEHNGQIVEGKGFIVDDLTSHAIDFISAHSNSADSEPEQGSEPFFVYLPLNTPHSPMQVPDPFWDRFADKAMVPDPAPENAKGQDIQHTRAAMAMCENIDHNVGRLLRHLDEQKLADNTIVVYFSDNGPNGKRFNGGMRGRKGSTTEGGLRSPCLIRYPAQIPAGTHVKQVGAAIDLLPTLADLAEIGWEQQRPLDGISLADALRQMSTGPTDRLLFSAWGGKATVRSQQYRMQRDGSLYDLAADPGETTDIAGQRPEIAGKMKSALDAWIAETKPLSRDHKETRPFPLGHPQATWTQLPARDAKSTGAIVRSNRFPNCTFMTKWTNTRDQITWDVDVLAEGDFEVQMYYSCPAESVGSTIRLTCGESTLDAEISEPNDAPLIGMKEDRLQRAEGYVRRWKPMTLGQIHLEPGRTTLALRATDVPGEQVADMRLLMFRRLP is encoded by the coding sequence ATGATTTGTTTCACTCGCAAACGTTTGCTCGATTTGGTCCGGTCGATTGGCTTCGGCTTTCAGCTATCCATGGCGTGTCTGCTGGTTGCAAGCGTCGGAATCACGAGCGCAAGTAACGCGTGTGCGGATGGAAAATCGCCCAATGTGTTGGTGATTCTGGCGGATGATCAGGGGTGGGGGGATTTGAGTTTGCATGGCAATCCGAATCTGTCCACGCCGAACATTGATTCGCTGGCAAGGGATGGGGCTCAGATCGATCACTTCTATGTTTGCGCCGTTTGTTCCCCGACGCGGGCGGAGTTCTTGACGGGGCGATACCACACTCGCATGGGCGTCTACAGCACCTCGGCCGGCGGTGAGCGATTCAACGTGGATGAGCGGACGATCGGTGACGTGTTTCGCGGGGCCGGTTATGCGACGGCGGCGTACGGCAAGTGGCACAGTGGCATGCAGTGGCCGTACCATCCCAACGCTCGCGGCTTTGACGACTTCTACGGGTTTTGCAGCGGACACTGGGGGAACTATTTCTCGCCGATGCTGGAGCACAACGGCCAGATCGTCGAGGGCAAGGGATTCATCGTGGATGACTTGACGAGCCATGCGATCGATTTCATTTCGGCACACAGCAATTCCGCGGACAGTGAACCTGAGCAGGGCAGCGAGCCCTTTTTTGTCTACCTGCCGCTCAACACGCCTCACTCGCCGATGCAGGTGCCCGATCCGTTTTGGGACCGGTTTGCGGACAAAGCAATGGTGCCCGATCCGGCTCCCGAAAACGCCAAAGGCCAAGACATTCAGCACACACGTGCGGCGATGGCGATGTGTGAAAACATCGATCACAACGTGGGACGCTTGCTGCGTCACTTGGACGAGCAGAAGTTGGCCGACAACACGATCGTGGTTTACTTCAGCGACAACGGTCCCAATGGCAAACGCTTCAACGGCGGAATGCGTGGTCGAAAAGGCTCGACAACCGAGGGCGGTCTGCGTTCGCCGTGTCTGATCCGCTACCCCGCTCAGATTCCAGCAGGAACGCATGTCAAACAGGTCGGGGCGGCGATCGATTTGTTGCCCACGCTGGCGGATCTTGCGGAGATCGGATGGGAGCAGCAGAGGCCCTTGGACGGGATTTCATTGGCCGATGCGCTTCGGCAGATGTCGACCGGGCCGACCGACCGTCTGCTGTTCAGCGCGTGGGGCGGCAAAGCGACGGTGCGTTCCCAGCAGTATCGGATGCAACGCGACGGCAGCTTGTATGATTTGGCGGCCGACCCTGGTGAGACGACCGACATCGCCGGGCAGAGGCCGGAGATTGCAGGCAAGATGAAATCCGCATTGGATGCGTGGATTGCCGAAACGAAACCGCTTTCTCGCGACCACAAGGAGACACGTCCGTTTCCGCTGGGGCATCCGCAGGCCACTTGGACCCAGTTGCCCGCGCGGGATGCCAAATCGACCGGCGCGATCGTGCGAAGCAACCGGTTCCCCAACTGCACCTTCATGACGAAATGGACCAACACGCGGGACCAGATCACATGGGACGTGGACGTGCTGGCCGAAGGTGATTTTGAAGTCCAAATGTACTACAGCTGCCCGGCCGAAAGCGTCGGGTCGACCATCCGATTGACTTGTGGTGAATCGACTTTGGACGCCGAGATCAGTGAGCCCAATGATGCCCCGCTGATCGGGATGAAAGAGGACCGGCTGCAGCGTGCCGAGGGCTATGTCAGACGCTGGAAACCGATGACCTTGGGCCAGATTCATTTGGAGCCCGGTCGGACCACGTTGGCCTTGAGGGCGACTGATGTCCCTGGTGAGCAAGTGGCCGACATGCGTTTGTTGATGTTTCGTCGCTTGCCGTGA
- a CDS encoding sulfatase-like hydrolase/transferase, whose translation MNRNHVASFPLLVLLFSAAMADLRNVFADASADRPHFIVVMVDDMGYEGVSCFGNPYFKTPEIDRLAAEGMKLTDFHSSGTVCSPTRAGLLTGRYQQRSGIEAVIHPVADHPEHRKGLKLDEVTFAELLTDAGYHTALIGKWHQGYPQNSADYHPQNHGFAEFIGYHSGNIDFVSHIGDHQKHDWWHGRDEVHEAGYSTHLINQHAVEFVRHHAASKQPFCLYIAHEAIHNPVQVPGDPVRRTEQAWDRWKWQTVTPEHRIEKYRGMTLPIDDGIGQLRRTVQELGIAENTLLLFFSDNGPAGDFPSGSPDLRGGKGSVYEGGHKVPAIAWWPGHITAGSTSDQPVITLDVMPTLLNLADIDVDVATHARPLDGVDLTPLLLHEEALAERPLYWASLSNQGARSEALRSGDWKLVVHHPKASPGTFQNPKLELYHLRMDPAEKVDLASEQPERTAKLWQQFQSWYAETQSTATPQLGGWRPIP comes from the coding sequence ATGAACCGAAATCACGTCGCCTCCTTTCCCTTGCTCGTGCTCCTGTTTTCTGCGGCGATGGCGGATTTGCGAAACGTTTTCGCGGACGCTTCTGCAGACCGTCCTCATTTCATCGTGGTGATGGTCGATGACATGGGGTACGAGGGTGTCAGTTGCTTTGGGAATCCGTATTTTAAGACACCCGAGATCGATCGTCTGGCGGCCGAAGGAATGAAGCTCACAGATTTTCATTCATCAGGTACGGTGTGCTCACCGACTCGTGCAGGGCTGTTGACCGGTCGCTACCAGCAGCGATCAGGAATTGAAGCCGTCATTCATCCTGTCGCTGATCATCCCGAACATCGCAAGGGACTGAAACTGGACGAGGTCACCTTTGCAGAGTTGCTTACCGATGCCGGTTATCACACCGCTTTGATCGGCAAGTGGCATCAAGGCTATCCACAGAACTCGGCCGACTACCATCCTCAAAATCATGGCTTCGCAGAGTTCATCGGATACCACAGTGGCAATATCGACTTCGTGAGCCATATCGGTGATCACCAGAAGCACGATTGGTGGCACGGTCGCGATGAAGTGCACGAAGCGGGCTACTCAACCCATCTCATCAACCAACACGCCGTTGAGTTTGTTCGACATCATGCGGCGAGCAAGCAGCCGTTTTGTTTGTACATTGCCCACGAAGCCATCCACAATCCTGTCCAAGTGCCCGGTGACCCGGTGCGACGTACGGAACAGGCATGGGATCGGTGGAAATGGCAAACGGTTACGCCGGAGCATCGCATTGAAAAGTACCGCGGCATGACTCTGCCGATCGACGATGGCATCGGTCAACTGCGTCGCACAGTTCAAGAACTGGGCATTGCGGAGAACACGCTGCTGTTGTTCTTTTCTGACAATGGTCCCGCTGGCGATTTTCCGAGCGGCAGTCCCGATCTGCGTGGCGGAAAAGGCAGCGTCTACGAAGGCGGACACAAGGTTCCCGCAATCGCTTGGTGGCCGGGCCACATCACTGCGGGCTCCACCAGTGACCAGCCGGTGATCACTCTCGACGTGATGCCAACTCTGCTAAACCTTGCCGACATCGACGTGGATGTTGCGACGCATGCCAGACCACTGGACGGGGTTGATTTGACCCCGCTGTTGCTGCACGAAGAGGCGCTTGCCGAGCGTCCGCTTTACTGGGCTTCGCTTTCCAATCAGGGCGCGCGATCCGAAGCCCTTCGCTCAGGTGATTGGAAGCTGGTCGTCCATCATCCAAAGGCTTCGCCAGGAACGTTTCAGAATCCCAAGCTGGAACTTTACCACCTGCGGATGGACCCCGCTGAGAAAGTCGACCTTGCCAGCGAACAACCCGAACGCACGGCCAAGCTCTGGCAACAGTTTCAAAGTTGGTATGCCGAAACTCAATCCACCGCCACACCACAGCTTGGAGGTTGGCGGCCGATCCCATGA
- a CDS encoding serine/threonine-protein kinase has product MAQLKIFGGQPERNRPLRCGSRLDKYRIVGRLGEGGFATVYSAVDLVEDRRVALKIPDERYSTNSQTLDDLQREVRIMAKLDHPGVLQLKDARFIDDRFVMVFPLGQESLCDRLSRRLSRSTTVDYILQMVDAVAYAHENRVLHRDIKPENFILFPNYEIRLTDFGLARVEQGTHDVSASGTLGYMAPEQAMGHPSYRSDVFSLGLVIYRMLSGEIPDYPFEAPLPGFNRLRRGLSREFVDVIRKSIDPAPKKRFRDAVAMYNAMAKIRYPLSDQTGNRKVAEQQSLRRSSRRAA; this is encoded by the coding sequence GTGGCCCAACTGAAAATCTTTGGTGGTCAACCCGAACGCAATCGTCCGTTGCGATGCGGTAGCCGCTTGGACAAATATCGAATCGTTGGACGGCTGGGTGAAGGCGGATTTGCGACGGTGTATTCCGCCGTGGACCTTGTCGAAGATCGACGCGTCGCGCTCAAGATTCCCGATGAACGGTACTCGACCAACTCGCAAACCCTGGACGATTTGCAACGCGAAGTCCGGATCATGGCCAAGTTGGATCATCCAGGAGTTCTGCAACTCAAGGATGCACGGTTCATCGACGACCGGTTCGTGATGGTCTTTCCCTTGGGGCAGGAATCGTTGTGCGACCGCTTGAGCCGCCGGTTGTCTCGTTCGACGACGGTGGACTACATCTTGCAGATGGTCGATGCGGTCGCATACGCACACGAGAACCGGGTGCTGCACCGCGACATCAAGCCAGAGAATTTCATCCTGTTTCCCAACTACGAGATCCGATTGACGGATTTTGGGCTGGCGCGAGTCGAGCAGGGAACGCACGACGTTTCGGCTTCGGGAACACTCGGCTACATGGCTCCCGAGCAAGCCATGGGGCACCCCAGCTATCGCAGCGATGTATTCTCGTTGGGATTGGTGATCTATCGGATGCTCTCGGGCGAGATCCCCGATTATCCCTTCGAAGCACCGCTGCCGGGATTCAATCGACTACGCCGTGGACTTTCACGTGAGTTTGTTGATGTGATCCGCAAGTCGATCGATCCTGCGCCCAAGAAGCGGTTTCGTGATGCGGTCGCGATGTACAACGCGATGGCCAAGATTCGCTATCCGCTGAGCGATCAGACCGGAAATCGCAAAGTGGCCGAGCAGCAGTCGTTACGGCGCTCGTCGCGACGGGCTGCGTGA
- the hemG gene encoding protoporphyrinogen oxidase, producing the protein MSDSSSSLSSAQRRVVIIGGGLSGLATAVHLHLLDPSLQLTVLESADRVGGVIHTQQVTLPSGQSFVLDHGADMFATQPPAALKLCERLGVADQLILPNTDDAGAMIVFKGRLQRIPDGFVLMRATRVWPMITTPLLSPLAKLRLLAERWVRPENSAHRNKQQNTEGNTGQNSADPDGDVSVAHFVRRRMGTAVLDKIVSPLVAGIYTADVERLSMLATMAPIAEMVRQHGSLTAATRRRKREGSDGTERNSAGARYHNFRAFRGGMIQLIQSLTAALPDQTIQTQADVQSLNWNASQKTWAVRTGDHEIQCDAVVLATPARVSARLLQTIPTNDLKPAANAAADQLSQIESASAAIAVLVVRKDQISKPIDFFGFVVPMLERRRILAGSFASVKFAGRCDDDHLIVRVFMGGALQSELLERDDDQLIRIAREELADLVGLSGDPVYAAVVRWNAAMPQYHVGHLERVRQIESNLAKLPALEMTSNALHGVGIAPVISAAESTAKKIVEQLSPDPSDR; encoded by the coding sequence ATGTCAGATTCATCGTCCTCTCTATCATCCGCTCAACGCCGTGTCGTGATCATCGGCGGTGGACTTTCGGGTCTCGCCACGGCCGTGCATTTGCACTTGCTCGACCCCAGTTTGCAACTCACCGTTCTGGAGTCTGCTGACCGCGTCGGCGGCGTGATCCACACACAACAGGTGACGCTTCCCAGCGGTCAATCTTTCGTGCTCGATCACGGTGCCGACATGTTCGCCACCCAGCCGCCCGCCGCATTAAAACTCTGCGAACGTCTCGGCGTCGCCGACCAACTGATCTTGCCCAACACCGACGACGCCGGTGCGATGATCGTTTTCAAAGGACGATTGCAACGCATCCCCGACGGGTTTGTCCTGATGCGTGCCACCCGCGTTTGGCCGATGATCACCACGCCGCTGCTGTCCCCCTTGGCCAAGCTGAGGCTGCTGGCCGAGCGTTGGGTCCGCCCGGAAAACAGTGCGCACCGAAACAAGCAGCAAAACACAGAAGGAAATACTGGGCAAAACTCAGCGGACCCCGATGGCGATGTAAGCGTCGCCCACTTCGTCCGCCGACGCATGGGCACAGCCGTCCTGGACAAGATCGTCAGTCCACTTGTCGCCGGGATCTACACGGCAGACGTTGAGCGCCTCAGCATGCTTGCCACCATGGCACCCATCGCCGAGATGGTCCGCCAGCATGGCTCGCTGACCGCAGCGACCAGACGACGCAAGCGGGAGGGCAGCGACGGCACAGAACGAAACAGCGCCGGTGCCCGCTACCACAACTTTCGTGCTTTCCGCGGCGGCATGATCCAACTGATCCAGTCCCTCACCGCCGCGTTGCCCGATCAGACGATCCAAACACAAGCAGACGTTCAGTCACTGAATTGGAACGCATCACAGAAAACCTGGGCGGTCCGAACCGGCGATCACGAAATCCAGTGCGACGCCGTCGTCTTGGCCACCCCAGCCCGCGTCAGCGCCCGATTGCTGCAAACCATTCCAACAAACGATTTGAAACCAGCCGCAAACGCTGCTGCAGATCAACTCTCGCAAATCGAATCCGCATCCGCGGCCATCGCGGTGTTGGTGGTTCGCAAAGACCAGATCTCCAAGCCGATTGACTTCTTCGGGTTTGTGGTCCCGATGCTCGAACGACGCAGGATCCTGGCCGGCAGCTTTGCGAGCGTCAAATTCGCCGGCCGATGCGACGACGATCATCTGATCGTACGCGTCTTCATGGGCGGCGCGCTCCAAAGCGAACTGCTGGAACGAGACGACGATCAATTGATCCGAATCGCTCGCGAAGAACTTGCCGATCTGGTCGGTCTGTCCGGTGATCCTGTGTACGCGGCGGTTGTTCGTTGGAACGCGGCGATGCCTCAGTACCACGTCGGGCACCTGGAACGTGTCCGTCAAATTGAATCGAACCTCGCCAAGCTGCCTGCACTGGAAATGACCAGCAACGCATTGCACGGTGTCGGCATCGCCCCCGTGATCTCAGCAGCCGAATCCACGGCCAAGAAAATCGTGGAACAACTGTCGCCCGACCCTTCAGATCGCTAG
- a CDS encoding DUF1593 domain-containing protein: MRITLVLALLIGFIANSVTADERPRLLVLTDIGGDPDDQQSLVRLMVYSNEFQIEGLVASAAGTPGELKQAVTKPELIREIVVAYGEVRENLLRHASGWPDTIAMLSVIKSGNPNRGRKHIGEAHDSEGSQFLIQRVDAGSVDQPLNITIWGGQTDLAQALWRVRKERGADGLADFVKRFRVYDIADQDGIADWMQTEFPGMFYILSKSRKGTDKRNASFRGMYLTGDEALTSREWIEAKVRATGPLGALYPTKTWTSPNPHGCMKEGDTPSWFFFLPQGHNDPADPSKPGWGGQFARAVDDWYRDDQPDMDHRETVSRWRPEFQNDFALRMSWCKGSL, translated from the coding sequence ATGCGAATCACTTTGGTCCTTGCATTGTTGATCGGGTTCATCGCCAACTCGGTCACGGCTGACGAGCGACCTCGGTTGTTGGTGCTGACCGATATCGGTGGTGACCCAGATGACCAGCAGTCACTCGTGCGGTTGATGGTCTACAGCAATGAGTTTCAGATCGAAGGACTCGTTGCCTCGGCGGCGGGGACCCCCGGGGAACTGAAACAGGCGGTCACCAAACCGGAATTGATTCGCGAGATCGTTGTCGCCTACGGAGAGGTTCGTGAGAACCTTCTGCGCCACGCGAGCGGCTGGCCTGACACTATTGCAATGCTCAGTGTCATCAAGTCGGGCAATCCGAACCGAGGACGAAAGCACATCGGCGAGGCACACGACAGCGAGGGATCTCAATTCTTGATCCAACGTGTCGATGCGGGATCAGTAGACCAGCCCCTGAACATCACGATCTGGGGCGGCCAGACTGATTTGGCGCAGGCATTGTGGCGAGTGCGAAAAGAACGCGGGGCCGACGGCTTAGCGGACTTTGTCAAACGTTTCCGGGTGTATGACATTGCCGATCAAGACGGCATCGCCGACTGGATGCAGACAGAGTTTCCGGGAATGTTTTACATTCTCAGCAAGTCCAGAAAGGGGACAGATAAACGCAACGCTTCCTTTCGCGGCATGTACCTGACCGGAGACGAAGCGTTGACCTCTCGCGAGTGGATCGAAGCAAAGGTGCGAGCCACCGGGCCACTGGGCGCCCTGTACCCGACCAAGACATGGACCAGCCCGAACCCGCATGGTTGCATGAAAGAAGGTGACACGCCGTCGTGGTTTTTCTTTCTGCCCCAAGGGCACAACGACCCCGCCGATCCGTCCAAGCCTGGATGGGGCGGACAGTTTGCCCGAGCCGTGGATGACTGGTACCGCGACGACCAACCCGACATGGATCACCGCGAAACCGTCAGCCGATGGCGTCCCGAATTTCAAAACGATTTCGCTTTGCGTATGTCGTGGTGCAAAGGCTCGCTTTGA
- a CDS encoding rhamnogalacturonan acetylesterase, whose amino-acid sequence MQSISHFRVLASSLLALLLFQHAVAQDDKLKIGLIGDSTVATTYGWGPALEKRFDETIQVLHFAKNGATLESLSKKLDELLELKPNYVIIQFGHNDQKRYGTDVYRTKLTSYVQRIKAAGAKPIVFSSVTRRNFDERGKILPREQNLLGNLASFAKAAQAVAREQSVPFVDLYSISVEHHNQIGPEATAAYDFNENDKTHFSPEGAQATANLILSELKTLIPEIASHVRRETN is encoded by the coding sequence ATGCAATCCATTTCGCATTTTCGTGTACTCGCCAGTTCACTCTTGGCTCTTCTGTTGTTTCAGCACGCTGTCGCTCAAGATGACAAACTGAAGATCGGATTGATCGGCGACTCCACGGTTGCGACCACCTATGGTTGGGGCCCAGCGTTGGAAAAGCGATTCGATGAGACCATTCAAGTCTTGCACTTTGCCAAAAACGGTGCCACGCTCGAGTCGCTCTCAAAGAAGCTTGACGAGTTACTGGAACTGAAGCCGAATTACGTGATCATTCAGTTCGGACACAATGATCAAAAGAGGTACGGCACCGATGTTTACCGAACCAAACTGACATCGTATGTGCAGCGTATCAAAGCGGCGGGAGCCAAGCCGATCGTGTTCAGTTCCGTGACCCGTCGAAACTTCGACGAGCGCGGCAAGATTCTACCAAGAGAACAGAATCTCCTCGGCAATCTGGCTTCCTTTGCCAAAGCCGCCCAGGCGGTAGCCCGCGAACAATCGGTTCCGTTCGTCGATCTCTATTCGATCAGCGTGGAACACCATAACCAGATCGGCCCAGAGGCAACTGCGGCTTACGATTTCAACGAAAACGACAAAACGCACTTCAGTCCCGAAGGCGCACAAGCTACCGCGAACCTCATTCTCAGCGAACTTAAAACGCTCATCCCTGAGATCGCAAGTCATGTACGGAGAGAAACAAACTGA
- a CDS encoding alpha/beta hydrolase fold domain-containing protein, which produces MRFIATLTTLAIITMPLHFADAQDSQRQRPRISFDEVLRREDANKDGKVTQDEFKAPQRLFTRLDRNGDGELTKEDFAGGDTRRNPRGAGQGAPADVNVLRDVVFGKGGDRDLTMHIVLPKEKRDSPQPAYVWIHGGGWQGGTKDGGVGKVIPMVREGFVGATIEYRLTGEAPFPAQIEDCKCAIRYLRAHAEKYKIDPDRIAVGGSSAGGHLVALMGTSGGVKEFEGTGGWPDQSSSVQAVVDHYGPTDFKAFVSTPGYEQHDKAGSPESKLLGSGDVLTNEAGIKRVNPITYVDKDDPPFLIIHGTDDRTVPPNQSEAMDKALKSVNVESTLHLIQDAGHGGPEFAKPEINDMQRKFLLKHLRDKHSTGE; this is translated from the coding sequence ATGAGATTCATCGCAACTCTGACCACTTTGGCGATCATTACGATGCCGCTTCATTTCGCGGATGCACAAGATTCTCAGCGACAGCGCCCGAGGATTTCGTTTGACGAAGTCCTTCGCCGTGAAGATGCGAACAAGGATGGCAAAGTGACCCAAGACGAGTTCAAGGCTCCACAACGCCTGTTCACGCGGCTGGATCGCAACGGTGATGGCGAGCTGACGAAGGAGGACTTTGCTGGCGGGGACACCAGACGCAATCCGCGTGGAGCTGGACAGGGGGCTCCCGCGGACGTCAATGTGCTCAGAGATGTTGTCTTTGGAAAAGGTGGTGATCGAGACCTGACGATGCACATCGTGCTGCCCAAGGAAAAGCGTGATTCACCCCAGCCCGCCTATGTATGGATTCACGGCGGAGGCTGGCAAGGGGGAACCAAAGACGGTGGAGTCGGGAAAGTCATTCCGATGGTTCGCGAAGGTTTCGTGGGGGCGACGATCGAGTATCGCTTGACCGGAGAGGCCCCGTTCCCGGCGCAGATCGAAGACTGCAAGTGCGCGATCCGATACCTGCGCGCTCACGCGGAAAAGTACAAAATTGATCCCGATCGTATCGCAGTTGGCGGCAGCTCGGCAGGCGGCCACTTGGTCGCACTGATGGGCACATCCGGCGGCGTGAAAGAATTCGAGGGCACGGGAGGCTGGCCGGATCAATCAAGCAGCGTCCAAGCAGTCGTGGACCACTATGGTCCCACCGATTTCAAAGCGTTCGTCTCGACGCCCGGTTACGAACAGCACGACAAAGCGGGCTCGCCAGAATCAAAGCTGCTCGGCAGCGGCGACGTGCTGACCAACGAAGCAGGCATCAAGCGTGTCAATCCGATCACCTATGTCGACAAGGACGACCCTCCCTTTCTGATCATCCACGGCACGGACGATCGGACCGTCCCGCCCAACCAAAGCGAAGCGATGGACAAGGCTCTCAAATCGGTCAACGTGGAATCAACACTCCACTTGATCCAAGACGCCGGGCACGGCGGCCCCGAGTTTGCCAAACCAGAGATCAATGACATGCAACGAAAGTTTCTCCTCAAGCACTTGCGGGACAAGCACTCAACAGGCGAATGA
- a CDS encoding MBL fold metallo-hydrolase, whose translation MTQSLHRHHAMIALVMTMAWINCPECTAQDDHSSGKESSSLRLVSPEIPDLFQWTDTANVYVLRSADKALLFNLGDGLVVDQLSEIGVRQLEWVLLTDHHRENCQGFADATINGARVASSESERELLKNPTAFRRWYPKLGDKYSVYGASYVRPPAFPVAITTTLQPGEFFRWQGYEIKCLDTPGTSPGGMSFVIQYGDLKIAVTGSIMHDGARMANWFDSEWDYGFAKGVDTLIESVERLQGENIDIALPSQGPVIHHADEQLAEYAAKLKYFRTRYVRGYPVFDKDIAKRDPISQPTPVEHINRVTEHLYKLSHQHQGRNFAIIVSDNGRGLVLDCGLFPKQTLEEIVVGMRQHLGLKQIDAFWISHMHGDHFLLGPTMKEQYGAQAWTLDRIVDRCEHPRRYDFAALVSAYGDGFNGMTIDKAFRNGETVQWEGYTIHLDWMPGQTEFGCCLWLDIDGKRIAFTGDNLFGSPSDESQNGHEAVVCRNSCIFEEGYILGSKYLLDLKPDIVMGSHSYVMPEPEAFLQRYHAWSKEIAQLYRELLPQEDYEYGFDPYWVSAYPYRVDLTQATSQDVTISVRNFRDRPQHHRIRLRLPSGVTATPSILEGDVPADGRHEHTVKLTRTEPFRTEPFPAEKPNTDSNSKINTNVTDDTDGGVRIVPFDITLDTERHGELFDFLIRLPE comes from the coding sequence ATGACTCAATCTCTCCACCGTCATCACGCGATGATCGCCCTGGTGATGACGATGGCATGGATCAACTGCCCAGAATGCACGGCACAGGACGATCACAGCAGTGGCAAGGAATCGTCGTCGCTGCGTCTCGTGAGTCCAGAGATTCCTGATCTGTTCCAATGGACCGACACTGCGAACGTCTACGTGCTACGGTCGGCGGACAAAGCCTTGCTGTTCAACCTGGGGGATGGCTTGGTCGTTGACCAACTGTCAGAGATCGGTGTGCGTCAGTTGGAATGGGTGTTGCTAACCGATCATCATCGTGAGAATTGCCAGGGATTTGCCGACGCGACAATCAATGGAGCGAGAGTTGCCTCGTCAGAATCCGAGCGAGAGTTGCTGAAAAATCCAACCGCGTTTCGCCGTTGGTACCCAAAACTCGGCGACAAGTATTCCGTCTACGGTGCCAGCTACGTTCGGCCACCAGCCTTTCCTGTTGCAATCACAACGACGCTGCAACCCGGAGAGTTCTTTCGTTGGCAGGGCTACGAAATCAAGTGCCTGGACACGCCCGGAACGTCACCCGGCGGCATGAGCTTCGTGATCCAGTACGGTGATCTTAAGATTGCGGTGACCGGCAGCATCATGCACGACGGCGCCCGCATGGCCAATTGGTTCGACTCGGAGTGGGACTACGGCTTTGCAAAAGGTGTCGACACGCTGATCGAGTCGGTCGAGCGACTGCAGGGCGAAAACATCGACATCGCGTTGCCATCGCAGGGTCCCGTGATTCATCACGCAGACGAACAGTTGGCGGAGTACGCAGCGAAACTGAAGTATTTTCGCACGCGTTATGTCCGTGGCTATCCCGTGTTCGACAAAGACATCGCAAAACGTGATCCGATCTCGCAACCGACGCCCGTTGAGCATATCAATCGCGTGACAGAACATCTTTACAAACTGAGTCATCAGCATCAGGGTCGAAACTTTGCGATCATCGTTTCCGATAACGGACGAGGACTGGTGCTGGACTGTGGCCTGTTCCCCAAACAGACGTTAGAGGAAATCGTCGTCGGAATGCGACAGCACCTGGGGCTAAAGCAGATCGATGCGTTCTGGATCTCCCACATGCACGGCGATCACTTTTTGCTCGGGCCCACGATGAAAGAGCAATACGGCGCACAAGCTTGGACACTGGATCGCATCGTTGACCGTTGCGAGCATCCACGACGCTACGACTTCGCCGCACTCGTGTCCGCCTACGGAGACGGGTTCAACGGCATGACGATCGACAAAGCGTTTCGTAACGGTGAAACCGTTCAATGGGAGGGTTACACGATCCACCTCGATTGGATGCCGGGACAAACCGAGTTTGGCTGCTGCTTGTGGCTGGATATCGATGGCAAACGAATCGCCTTCACCGGCGACAATCTATTCGGCAGTCCCAGCGACGAATCACAGAACGGACACGAAGCCGTGGTTTGCCGCAACAGTTGCATTTTTGAGGAAGGGTACATTCTCGGCAGCAAGTACCTCTTGGACCTGAAACCCGACATCGTGATGGGCAGCCACTCCTACGTGATGCCCGAGCCAGAGGCATTCCTGCAACGCTATCACGCTTGGTCCAAGGAAATAGCCCAGTTGTATCGTGAATTGCTGCCACAGGAGGATTACGAATACGGATTTGATCCCTACTGGGTATCGGCTTACCCGTATCGCGTCGATTTGACGCAAGCAACCTCTCAGGATGTTACGATCTCGGTGCGCAACTTCCGCGACCGACCCCAGCATCATCGTATCAGGCTTCGGCTACCCTCCGGCGTTACCGCAACGCCGTCAATTCTCGAGGGCGACGTGCCGGCCGACGGTCGACATGAACACACGGTGAAACTGACTCGCACTGAGCCATTTCGCACTGAGCCGTTTCCCGCCGAAAAGCCAAACACTGATTCAAACAGTAAAATAAACACCAACGTGACAGACGACACCGACGGCGGAGTGCGAATCGTCCCCTTTGACATCACTCTGGACACAGAACGACACGGCGAGCTGTTTGACTTTTTGATCCGACTGCCGGAGTAA